One Georgenia wutianyii DNA segment encodes these proteins:
- the ctaC gene encoding aa3-type cytochrome oxidase subunit II, producing the protein MSEGFHVRSPSTGNRSPRGWRLVALGLVAALTLAGCAELGAPENGFLPSRPGLTDKTESMINHWNGAWVAALAVAVLVWGLLIWCVIAYRKRKNDNALPVQLRYHIPLELMYTVVPILMIGVLYFYTVQVTEDFTETSAEPDLQIQAYGKQWSWDFNYLTDGVYYEGGRVQLTGEEGVEETLPTLYLPVGETVEFIVDSRDVIHSFWIPAFLFKIDMIPGNTNVFQVTPQEIGSYQGKCAELCGEFHSEMLFNVEVVDRETYDAEMDALREAGFVGERGAEYNRVYDQRGYLQDGTGNN; encoded by the coding sequence ATGTCGGAAGGTTTTCACGTGCGATCACCGTCCACCGGTAACCGCTCGCCCCGCGGTTGGCGACTGGTAGCCCTGGGTCTTGTGGCGGCCCTCACCCTCGCTGGTTGTGCCGAGCTCGGAGCTCCGGAGAACGGGTTCCTCCCGTCCCGGCCCGGGCTGACCGACAAGACCGAGTCGATGATCAACCACTGGAACGGCGCGTGGGTGGCTGCCCTCGCCGTCGCCGTCCTCGTGTGGGGCCTGCTCATCTGGTGCGTCATCGCCTACCGGAAGCGCAAGAACGACAACGCGCTGCCCGTCCAGCTGCGGTACCACATCCCGCTCGAGCTCATGTACACCGTCGTGCCGATCCTCATGATCGGGGTGCTGTACTTCTACACGGTGCAGGTCACCGAGGACTTCACCGAGACCTCCGCCGAGCCGGACCTGCAGATCCAGGCCTACGGCAAGCAGTGGAGCTGGGACTTCAACTACCTCACCGACGGCGTGTACTACGAGGGCGGCCGCGTCCAGCTCACCGGTGAGGAGGGCGTGGAGGAGACCCTGCCGACGCTCTACCTGCCGGTCGGGGAGACCGTGGAGTTCATCGTCGACTCCCGGGACGTCATCCACTCCTTCTGGATCCCCGCCTTCCTCTTCAAGATCGACATGATCCCCGGGAACACGAACGTCTTCCAGGTGACGCCGCAGGAGATCGGCAGCTACCAGGGCAAGTGCGCCGAGCTGTGCGGTGAGTTCCACTCCGAGATGCTCTTCAACGTCGAGGTCGTCGACCGCGAGACCTACGACGCCGAGATGGACGCCCTGCGCGAGGCCGGCTTCGTCGGTGAGCGCGGCGCGGAGTACAACCGCGTGTACGACCAGCGCGGATACCTGCAGGACGGGACGGGAAACAACTGA
- the erpA gene encoding iron-sulfur cluster insertion protein ErpA, which produces MSETATTSTDAATHEVELTDVAAQKVKTLLAQEGRDDLRLRIAVQPGGCSGLIYQLYFDERVLDGDAVRDFGGVEVIVDKMSVPYLSGATIDFADTIEKQGFTIDNPNAVGSCACGDSFH; this is translated from the coding sequence ATGAGCGAGACGGCCACCACGTCCACCGACGCCGCGACCCACGAGGTCGAACTCACGGACGTCGCAGCGCAGAAGGTCAAGACGCTCCTCGCCCAGGAGGGACGTGACGACCTGCGGCTGCGCATCGCCGTGCAGCCCGGCGGCTGCTCCGGCCTCATCTACCAGCTGTACTTCGACGAGCGGGTCCTCGACGGCGACGCCGTCCGCGACTTCGGTGGCGTCGAGGTCATCGTGGACAAGATGAGCGTCCCGTACCTGTCCGGCGCGACGATCGACTTCGCCGACACGATCGAGAAGCAGGGCTTCACGATCGACAACCCGAACGCCGTCGGCTCCTGCGCCTGCGGCGACTCCTTCCACTGA
- a CDS encoding glycerate kinase produces MRLLVSPDRFTGALSALHVAGALERGWLRTSPDDTVRLVPMSDGTAGLLEAVHAARGGRLVSVTVRGPLGEPVPASLLHVSGDAGGTVYVEGSQVLGRQLTPPGQELRHAESGSSAGLGELLLTARELGAGRVVVGLGEAATHDGGAGLVRALAGVPEDADLDEPVVAAAHAALDGADVVVAAASQVPLLGLHGAGALLGERIGPEHAQRLDTALGELVARLDRSARALPRRTSLLPAPAVAHGHAHAGDSHAGHSHGGGGAARPGRADGTGTGGGAAYALSVLGARLLPGPDVVASAVGLAEEVADADLVLTGAPVLDARALDFSVVATVGRTAMELGLPVVVLAEEVHTSRREVARAGVSGTYETGPADLDTLAEWAFRLARTWARGA; encoded by the coding sequence GTGCGCCTCCTCGTGAGCCCGGACCGCTTCACCGGCGCCCTCAGCGCCCTGCACGTGGCCGGCGCGCTCGAACGCGGCTGGCTGCGCACCTCGCCGGACGACACCGTGCGGCTCGTGCCGATGTCCGACGGCACCGCGGGCCTGCTCGAGGCCGTCCACGCCGCGCGCGGCGGGCGGCTCGTCTCCGTCACGGTCCGCGGCCCGCTCGGGGAACCGGTGCCCGCGAGCCTCCTCCACGTGTCCGGCGACGCCGGGGGGACCGTCTACGTCGAGGGCTCCCAGGTGCTGGGGCGCCAGCTCACTCCCCCCGGGCAGGAGCTGCGTCACGCCGAGAGCGGCAGCAGCGCCGGCCTCGGTGAGCTGCTGCTCACCGCCCGTGAACTCGGCGCCGGTCGCGTCGTCGTCGGCCTGGGGGAGGCCGCCACCCACGACGGCGGTGCGGGCCTGGTCCGCGCCCTCGCCGGCGTGCCGGAGGACGCCGACCTCGACGAGCCCGTCGTCGCCGCCGCGCACGCCGCGCTCGACGGCGCGGACGTCGTCGTCGCCGCAGCCTCCCAGGTGCCGCTGCTCGGGCTGCACGGCGCCGGCGCACTGCTCGGCGAGCGGATCGGTCCCGAGCACGCCCAGCGGCTGGACACCGCCCTCGGCGAGCTCGTCGCACGCCTCGACCGCAGCGCCCGGGCGCTGCCCAGGCGCACCTCGCTGCTGCCGGCTCCCGCGGTCGCCCACGGGCACGCCCACGCCGGCGACTCCCACGCCGGGCACTCCCACGGGGGCGGGGGCGCCGCCCGCCCCGGGCGCGCCGACGGGACCGGCACCGGGGGAGGGGCGGCCTACGCCCTCTCCGTCCTCGGCGCGCGGCTGCTGCCCGGACCGGACGTCGTCGCCTCCGCCGTGGGGCTGGCCGAGGAGGTCGCCGACGCCGACCTCGTGCTCACCGGGGCGCCCGTCCTGGACGCCCGCGCGCTCGACTTCTCCGTCGTCGCGACCGTCGGGCGGACCGCGATGGAGCTCGGGCTGCCCGTCGTCGTCCTCGCCGAGGAGGTCCACACCTCCCGGCGGGAGGTTGCCCGGGCCGGTGTCAGCGGGACGTACGAGACCGGTCCGGCCGACCTCGACACGCTGGCGGAATGGGCCTTTCGTCTGGCTCGCACCTGGGCGCGCGGAGCGTAG
- a CDS encoding dipeptidase codes for MTIEDLTARTAAEFPRIRSDLESLVRIPSISAPAFDPQHLEDSAAAVAALFRGAGMPEVEVVRVTGPDGRAGAPAVLAHKPGPPGAPTVLLYAHHDVQPPGEAAGWSSPPFEPTQRGERLYGRGAADDKAGIMAHVGALRVLGDELGVGVTVFSEGEEEVGSPTFRTFLETYRDRLAADVIVVADSTNWKVGVPGLTTSLRGLVDCTVELSVLDHAVHSGMFGGPVLDALTLMSRLIATLHDEDGNVAVAGLVASDHADVDYPEEDVRADAGVLDGVRLAGTGPLAARLWTKPALSVIGLDATSVDHASNTIIPSARAKLSMRIAPGQDPAAAERALHDHLVANAPFGARVEVLPGETGQAFQAPEDSPVMQAARWAFATAWGTDPVDLGVGGSIPFIADLAEVYPDAAILVTGVEDPDSRAHSEDESVHLGELEKVVLAEALLLARLADTL; via the coding sequence GTGACCATCGAGGACCTCACCGCCCGTACCGCCGCCGAGTTCCCCCGGATCCGCAGCGACCTCGAGTCGCTCGTGCGCATCCCCAGCATCTCGGCGCCCGCCTTCGACCCCCAGCACCTGGAGGACAGCGCCGCCGCCGTGGCCGCGCTCTTCCGCGGCGCGGGGATGCCCGAGGTGGAGGTCGTCCGCGTCACCGGCCCCGACGGGCGCGCCGGCGCGCCCGCGGTCCTCGCGCACAAGCCCGGCCCGCCCGGGGCCCCGACCGTGCTGCTCTACGCCCACCACGACGTCCAGCCCCCGGGTGAGGCCGCCGGCTGGTCCTCCCCGCCCTTCGAGCCCACCCAGCGGGGGGAGCGGCTCTACGGCCGCGGCGCCGCCGACGACAAGGCCGGGATCATGGCCCACGTCGGTGCGCTGCGCGTCCTCGGGGACGAGCTCGGCGTCGGCGTCACCGTCTTCAGCGAGGGGGAGGAGGAGGTCGGCTCCCCGACCTTCCGCACCTTCCTCGAGACCTACCGCGACCGACTCGCGGCCGACGTCATCGTCGTCGCGGACTCCACGAACTGGAAGGTCGGTGTCCCCGGCCTCACGACCTCCCTGCGCGGCCTCGTCGACTGCACGGTCGAGCTGTCCGTCCTCGACCACGCCGTGCACTCCGGCATGTTCGGCGGGCCGGTCCTCGACGCGCTCACGCTCATGTCCCGGCTCATCGCCACCCTCCACGACGAGGACGGGAACGTCGCCGTGGCCGGGCTCGTCGCCAGCGACCACGCCGACGTCGACTACCCCGAGGAGGACGTGCGCGCCGACGCCGGCGTGCTCGACGGCGTCCGCCTCGCCGGCACCGGCCCGCTCGCCGCGCGGCTGTGGACCAAGCCGGCACTGTCGGTGATCGGGCTCGACGCGACGAGCGTCGACCACGCCTCCAACACGATCATCCCCTCGGCCCGCGCCAAGCTCTCCATGCGCATCGCACCGGGACAGGACCCGGCCGCCGCCGAGCGCGCCCTGCACGACCACCTCGTGGCGAACGCGCCCTTCGGCGCCCGGGTCGAGGTCCTGCCGGGGGAGACCGGCCAGGCCTTCCAGGCGCCGGAGGACTCCCCGGTCATGCAGGCGGCCCGGTGGGCGTTCGCGACGGCGTGGGGCACCGACCCGGTCGACCTCGGCGTCGGCGGGTCGATCCCGTTCATCGCCGACCTCGCCGAGGTCTACCCCGACGCGGCGATCCTCGTCACCGGCGTGGAGGACCCGGACTCCCGCGCCCACTCCGAGGACGAGTCGGTCCACCTCGGGGAGCTGGAGAAGGTCGTCCTCGCCGAGGCACTCCTCCTCGCCCGCCTGGCCGACACGCTGTGA
- a CDS encoding MBL fold metallo-hydrolase — protein MSATVREVAPGVHLVSHSYVNCYLVEDDDGVTLVDAGLPRVWYPLGYALRLLGHRPSDLRALVLTHAHFDHVGVARRLQDRFGVPVWATAEEHELATHPYRYAHENPRATYPLAHPAAVPILLRMALSGALRVRGTRAARVLETGKVLDVPGRPYVLPTPGHTWGHVALHLPDRDVVLTGDALVTLDPYTGATGPRIVAGAATADSALNLATLDAVAATGARTVLPGHGEPWTQGARLAVELARAAGPA, from the coding sequence ATGAGCGCCACCGTCCGCGAGGTCGCGCCCGGCGTGCACCTCGTCTCCCACTCCTACGTCAACTGCTACCTCGTCGAGGACGACGACGGCGTCACGCTCGTCGACGCCGGCCTGCCCCGGGTCTGGTACCCGCTCGGGTACGCGCTGCGCCTCCTCGGGCACCGCCCGAGCGACCTGCGCGCCCTCGTCCTCACCCACGCGCACTTCGACCACGTCGGGGTGGCCCGCCGGCTGCAGGACCGGTTCGGGGTGCCGGTGTGGGCGACTGCGGAGGAGCACGAGCTCGCCACCCACCCCTACCGCTACGCCCACGAGAACCCGCGGGCGACCTACCCGCTCGCCCACCCGGCCGCCGTGCCGATCCTCCTGCGGATGGCCCTGTCCGGGGCGCTGCGGGTGAGGGGCACCCGGGCGGCGCGGGTGCTGGAGACCGGCAAGGTCCTCGACGTGCCCGGCCGACCGTACGTCCTACCCACCCCCGGGCACACGTGGGGGCACGTGGCGCTGCACCTGCCCGACCGCGACGTCGTCCTCACCGGCGACGCGCTCGTCACGCTCGACCCGTACACCGGGGCGACCGGTCCGCGGATCGTCGCGGGCGCGGCGACGGCCGACTCGGCCCTCAACCTCGCCACCCTGGACGCGGTCGCCGCCACCGGCGCACGCACCGTGCTCCCCGGTCACGGCGAGCCGTGGACGCAGGGCGCGCGGCTCGCCGTCGAGCTCGCCCGGGCCGCGGGACCCGCCTGA
- a CDS encoding DUF3043 domain-containing protein produces MIGRSKKQTPPPAPAPEEQPAVGKGRPTPKRKEAQARNQRPLVPTDRKLAKQEARRRRNELYAKQQEAMRTGDERYLPARDKGPVRRWVRDYVDAHFSPSEYFLPLAMASIVLLFFATRFPDVAIIGMAVMYIAFGIALAFAIGYSVIIKRKLKARFGEDQIPRFTGIYAFSRLFQPRFLRAPKPQVRRGEKIA; encoded by the coding sequence GTGATCGGACGCAGCAAGAAGCAGACCCCGCCGCCGGCCCCCGCGCCCGAGGAGCAGCCCGCGGTGGGCAAGGGACGCCCCACGCCCAAGCGCAAGGAGGCGCAGGCCCGCAACCAGCGTCCGCTCGTCCCCACGGACCGCAAGCTCGCCAAGCAGGAGGCGCGTCGGCGCCGCAACGAGCTGTACGCCAAGCAGCAGGAGGCGATGCGCACGGGCGACGAGCGCTACCTCCCCGCGCGGGACAAGGGCCCGGTGCGCCGCTGGGTGCGCGACTACGTCGACGCGCACTTCAGCCCGAGCGAGTACTTCCTGCCGCTCGCGATGGCCTCGATCGTCCTGCTGTTCTTCGCCACCCGGTTCCCCGACGTCGCGATCATCGGCATGGCCGTGATGTACATCGCCTTCGGCATCGCCCTCGCGTTCGCCATCGGCTACTCGGTCATCATCAAGCGCAAGCTCAAGGCCCGTTTCGGCGAGGACCAGATCCCGCGGTTCACCGGCATCTACGCCTTCTCCCGGCTCTTCCAGCCGCGTTTCCTGCGCGCGCCCAAGCCCCAGGTGCGGCGCGGCGAGAAGATCGCCTGA
- a CDS encoding quinone-dependent dihydroorotate dehydrogenase: MLYGLLFRTVLVRTDPERAHELALGLIRGVAATPGLSHAVRATLGRRPRRRVHTPLGRPVPGVLGLAAGMDKNAATVLGMDMLGFGHVEVGTVTAHPQPGNDRPRLWRHPQEHALVNRMGFNNEGAHAAAERLRRLRSTRRGRGVVVGVNIGKSRVTPVEDAVEDYATSARLLARWADYLTVNVSSPNTPGLRDLQAVDALRPILEAVQREADAAADRGVPVLVKVAPDLSDDDVAAVADLVNATGLAGVVATNTTIAHEHGPGGLSGRPLHTRAVQVVRLLRERLGPDAVVIGVGGIEDAAGARRMLAAGADLLQAYTAFVYNGPAWPGALNRELAR, translated from the coding sequence GTGCTCTACGGCCTGCTCTTCCGCACCGTCCTCGTCCGTACCGATCCGGAGCGGGCCCACGAGCTCGCGCTCGGGCTCATCCGTGGTGTCGCCGCCACGCCGGGCCTGTCGCACGCCGTCCGCGCCACGCTCGGCCGGCGCCCCCGCCGGCGCGTGCACACCCCGCTCGGCCGGCCGGTGCCCGGCGTCCTCGGCCTGGCGGCCGGCATGGACAAGAACGCCGCGACCGTCCTCGGGATGGACATGCTCGGCTTCGGGCACGTCGAGGTCGGCACGGTGACGGCCCACCCGCAGCCGGGCAACGACCGCCCGCGGCTCTGGCGCCACCCGCAGGAGCACGCGCTCGTCAACCGGATGGGCTTCAACAACGAGGGCGCCCACGCCGCCGCCGAGCGGCTGCGCCGGCTGCGCTCCACGCGCCGCGGCCGGGGCGTCGTCGTCGGCGTGAACATCGGCAAGTCGCGGGTCACCCCGGTCGAGGACGCCGTCGAGGACTACGCGACGAGCGCGCGCCTGCTCGCCCGCTGGGCCGACTACCTCACGGTCAACGTCTCCTCCCCCAACACCCCCGGGCTGCGTGACCTGCAGGCCGTCGACGCGCTGCGGCCCATCCTCGAGGCCGTCCAGCGCGAGGCCGACGCCGCCGCGGACCGCGGCGTGCCCGTCCTCGTCAAGGTCGCCCCCGACCTCAGCGACGACGACGTCGCCGCGGTGGCCGACCTCGTCAACGCCACCGGCCTGGCCGGCGTCGTCGCGACGAACACGACGATCGCCCACGAGCACGGCCCGGGCGGCCTGTCCGGGCGCCCGTTGCACACCCGCGCGGTCCAGGTCGTGCGGCTGCTGCGCGAGCGGCTGGGTCCCGACGCCGTCGTCATCGGCGTCGGGGGCATCGAGGATGCCGCGGGCGCCCGCCGCATGCTCGCGGCGGGGGCCGACCTCCTCCAGGCCTACACGGCGTTCGTCTACAACGGGCCCGCGTGGCCCGGAGCCCTCAACCGCGAGCTCGCGCGCTGA
- a CDS encoding leucyl aminopeptidase gives MTELTLTTKNVARIPADAVVVAVGRRDGQPLLVPGAALPSAVTSTLTTLLPALGVSGKADEVVRVAVGKELAATVVVLTGVGEVGEDGPTLETLRRAAGAATRSLAGTADVALALPADTAERVGAVAEGALLGTYSYDRYRTEHRAPVARLELVTDLARSKEAKAAHARAVVVAEAVAGVRDLVNASPADLYPESFAEEAAAAAKGTKVKVKVLDEKALLAGGYGGLIGVGQGSQRPPRLVRVSYSPVRAKAHVGLVGKGITFDSGGLSIKPAKGMETMKMDMAGAATVLHAVMAAAALDLPVKVTGWLALAENMPSGSAQRPSDVITIRGGKTVEVLNTDAEGRLVMADALVAAGEENPDVIVDIATLTGAQMVALGSQVGAVMGTEDVREEVIAAAGAAGEDFWPMPLPAELAESMKSQVADIANMGDRFGGMLVAGLFLKEFVGATPWAHLDIAGPAFNEGKPRGYTPEGGTGTGLRTLLTFLERAATR, from the coding sequence GTGACTGAACTGACGCTGACCACGAAGAACGTTGCACGCATCCCGGCCGACGCCGTCGTCGTCGCCGTCGGCCGACGGGACGGACAGCCCCTGCTCGTGCCCGGAGCGGCGCTGCCGTCGGCGGTGACCTCCACGCTGACGACGCTCCTGCCCGCGCTCGGCGTGAGCGGCAAGGCCGACGAGGTCGTCCGCGTCGCCGTCGGCAAGGAGCTCGCAGCCACCGTCGTCGTGCTCACCGGCGTCGGTGAGGTCGGCGAGGACGGCCCGACCCTGGAGACCCTGCGCCGTGCCGCCGGCGCCGCGACCCGCAGCCTCGCGGGCACCGCCGACGTCGCCCTCGCCCTGCCCGCCGACACCGCCGAGCGGGTCGGCGCCGTCGCCGAGGGCGCCCTGCTCGGCACCTACAGCTACGACCGCTACCGCACCGAGCACCGCGCGCCGGTGGCCCGCCTCGAGCTCGTCACCGACCTCGCCCGCTCCAAGGAGGCCAAGGCCGCCCACGCCCGCGCCGTCGTCGTGGCGGAGGCCGTCGCCGGGGTCCGCGACCTCGTCAACGCCTCCCCCGCCGACCTGTACCCCGAGTCCTTCGCCGAGGAGGCGGCCGCCGCCGCGAAGGGCACCAAGGTCAAGGTCAAGGTGCTCGACGAGAAGGCGCTCCTCGCCGGCGGCTACGGCGGCCTGATCGGCGTCGGTCAGGGCTCCCAGCGCCCGCCGCGGCTCGTCAGGGTCAGCTACTCCCCCGTCCGCGCGAAGGCCCACGTCGGCCTCGTCGGCAAGGGCATCACGTTCGACTCCGGCGGCCTGTCCATCAAGCCCGCCAAGGGCATGGAGACGATGAAGATGGACATGGCCGGCGCCGCCACCGTGCTCCACGCCGTCATGGCCGCCGCCGCGCTCGACCTGCCCGTCAAGGTGACCGGCTGGCTCGCGCTCGCCGAGAACATGCCCTCCGGCAGCGCCCAGCGCCCCTCGGACGTCATCACGATCCGCGGCGGGAAGACGGTCGAGGTGCTCAACACCGACGCCGAGGGCCGCCTCGTCATGGCCGACGCCCTCGTCGCCGCCGGCGAGGAGAACCCGGACGTCATCGTCGACATCGCCACGCTCACCGGCGCCCAGATGGTCGCGCTCGGCTCGCAGGTCGGCGCCGTCATGGGCACCGAGGACGTGCGTGAGGAGGTCATCGCCGCAGCCGGTGCCGCCGGGGAGGACTTCTGGCCGATGCCGCTGCCCGCCGAGCTCGCCGAGTCCATGAAGTCGCAGGTCGCCGACATCGCCAACATGGGCGACCGGTTCGGCGGCATGCTCGTCGCGGGCCTGTTCCTCAAGGAGTTCGTCGGCGCGACGCCGTGGGCGCACCTCGACATCGCCGGGCCGGCGTTCAACGAGGGCAAGCCGCGGGGCTACACCCCCGAGGGCGGCACGGGCACCGGGCTGCGCACCCTGCTCACCTTCCTCGAGCGCGCCGCCACCCGCTGA
- a CDS encoding oxidoreductase, whose amino-acid sequence MRLFPRRRTTGSSVPDVSPAQRRAEVTAHFRDFVATRAGVEAYIEPPTANDPTTMVLVARTGEWTRRRIPDQKAAWALARELEIPVYDVNLTGYPSSMRRWSAAQRRK is encoded by the coding sequence ATGCGGTTGTTCCCACGACGACGGACGACGGGCTCGTCCGTGCCCGACGTCTCGCCCGCGCAGCGCCGCGCGGAGGTCACGGCGCACTTCCGTGACTTCGTCGCCACGCGCGCCGGCGTCGAGGCCTACATCGAGCCCCCGACGGCGAACGACCCGACGACGATGGTCCTCGTCGCCCGTACGGGGGAGTGGACGCGCCGGCGCATCCCGGACCAGAAGGCCGCCTGGGCGCTGGCCCGCGAGCTGGAGATCCCGGTCTACGACGTCAACCTCACCGGCTACCCGTCGAGCATGCGGCGCTGGAGCGCCGCCCAGCGCCGCAAGTAG
- the lpdA gene encoding dihydrolipoyl dehydrogenase, with the protein MTASPEDNVYDLVILGAGSGGYAAALRGAQLGLSIALIEADKLGGTCLHRGCIPTKALLHSAEVADTIHESAAVGVNSSFQGIDMATVNSYKDAVVGRLYKGLQGLVKAGKIDYITGWGRLTAKDTVEVDGTPYRGRNVLLASGSYARSLPGLEIGGRVITSEQALQLESVPKSVIVLGGGVIGVEFASVWKSFGADVTIIEALPNLVPNEDVALSKALERAFRKRKIAFHTGTRFSGVKQTDSGVVVSTEDGKTLEADLLLVAVGRGPATANLGYEEQGVPMERGFVLTNERLHTGVANIYAVGDIVPGLQLAHRGFQQGIFVAEEIAGLNPPAIVESGIPRVTYCEPEVASVGLTEAQAKEQHGEVETVEFNLAGNGKSQILKTTGFVKLVRQKDGPIVGVHMIGARVGELIGEGQLMVNWEAYPEDVASLVHAHPTQNEAIGEAALALAGKPLHSHN; encoded by the coding sequence GTGACCGCCAGCCCTGAAGACAACGTCTACGACCTGGTCATCCTGGGAGCTGGAAGCGGAGGCTACGCGGCTGCGCTGCGCGGCGCCCAGCTCGGCCTGTCCATCGCCCTCATCGAGGCCGACAAGCTCGGTGGCACCTGCCTGCACCGCGGCTGCATCCCCACCAAGGCCCTGCTCCACAGCGCCGAGGTCGCCGACACGATCCACGAGAGCGCCGCGGTCGGCGTCAACAGCTCCTTCCAGGGCATCGACATGGCCACGGTCAACAGCTACAAGGACGCCGTCGTCGGGCGCCTGTACAAGGGCCTCCAGGGCCTGGTGAAGGCCGGCAAGATCGACTACATCACCGGCTGGGGCCGCCTCACCGCGAAGGACACCGTCGAGGTCGACGGCACCCCCTACCGCGGGCGCAACGTGCTGCTCGCCTCCGGCTCCTACGCCCGCTCGCTGCCCGGCCTGGAGATCGGCGGCCGCGTCATCACGAGCGAGCAGGCCCTCCAGCTCGAGTCCGTCCCGAAGAGCGTCATCGTCCTCGGCGGCGGCGTCATCGGCGTCGAGTTCGCCTCCGTGTGGAAGTCCTTCGGGGCCGACGTGACGATCATCGAGGCGCTGCCCAACCTCGTGCCGAACGAGGACGTCGCGCTGTCCAAGGCCCTCGAGCGCGCCTTCCGCAAGCGGAAGATCGCCTTCCACACCGGCACCCGCTTCTCCGGCGTCAAGCAGACCGACTCCGGCGTCGTCGTCTCCACCGAGGACGGCAAGACCCTCGAGGCCGACCTCCTGCTCGTCGCCGTCGGCCGCGGCCCGGCGACCGCCAACCTCGGCTACGAGGAGCAGGGCGTGCCCATGGAGCGCGGCTTCGTCCTCACCAACGAGCGCCTCCACACCGGCGTCGCCAACATCTACGCCGTCGGCGACATCGTCCCCGGCCTGCAGCTCGCCCACCGCGGCTTCCAGCAGGGCATCTTCGTCGCCGAGGAGATCGCCGGCCTCAACCCGCCGGCGATCGTCGAGTCCGGCATCCCGCGCGTGACCTACTGCGAGCCCGAGGTCGCCTCCGTCGGCCTCACCGAGGCGCAGGCCAAGGAGCAGCACGGCGAGGTCGAGACCGTCGAGTTCAACCTGGCCGGCAACGGCAAGAGCCAGATCCTCAAGACCACCGGCTTCGTCAAGCTCGTCCGGCAGAAGGACGGCCCCATCGTCGGGGTGCACATGATCGGCGCCCGCGTCGGTGAGCTCATCGGCGAGGGCCAGCTCATGGTCAACTGGGAGGCCTACCCTGAGGACGTCGCCTCCCTCGTCCACGCCCACCCGACGCAGAACGAGGCCATCGGCGAGGCGGCGCTCGCGCTCGCCGGCAAGCCGCTGCACTCCCACAACTGA